In the genome of Agromyces sp. CF514, the window GGGCGAGTTCACGCAGGGCAACTTCCAGCTCGAGAAGCCCGCCACGGAGTTCGGGCGGGCGACCGAGATGCTCCTCCTCACCGAGAAGAAGAGCCTCGTCCGTGGCGAGCTGCAGCCGACGCCCAAGCAGGAGATCGACTTCACGTGCGCCGACGGCGAGAACCGGTACAAGACCGAGTTCGCGGTGTTCGGGTTCCGCTACGCGCTCGTCGAGACCGACGTCGCGTTCGAGGCATCCGACTTCCGTGCGATCGCCGTGTACTCCGACCTGGAGCAGACCGGCGAGTTCGAGTGCTCGAACCCGGCCGTGAACCGGTTCCTCGAGAACACCCGGTGGAGCATGAAGGGCAACTTCCTCGACGTGCCCACCGACTGCCCGACCCGCGAACGCCTCGGTTGGACCGGTGACGCGCAGGTGTTCTTCGACACCGCGGCATCGCTGATGGACGTCGCGGCCTTCTTCCGCAAGTGGCTGCGAGACCTGGCCGACAACCAGGCGAAGTCGGGCAAGCTGTCGGCGGTCGTGCCGAACAGCGGTCTCGCGATGATGTACGACACCACGGGTGGTTCCGTGGGCTGGGCGGATGCCGCGGTGCTGGTGCCCTACCGGTTCTGGAAGCGCTACGGCGACGAGCAGCTCATCCGCGAGTTCTACCCGATGATGCGCGCGTACGCGAACTTCATGATCGGCCGCACGGGCCACAAGGACCGCGCGGCAGCACGCGCGAACCCGTACAACCGGTTCGTCTACGAGAAGGGGCTGCACCTCGGCGAGTGGCTCGAGCCCGCGGAGTTCCTCGACCCGGTGACCGCTCGATCCCAGCCCAGCAGGCCAGAGGAGGCGACCGCCTACCTGCACTACACGATGACCCACCTCGCCGAGATCGCGACCGCGCTGGGCGAGACCTCCGACGCCGCGCGCTTCACCGAGTACGCCGACGGCGCGAAGCAGGCGTATGCCCACCTCTTCCTCGCCGACGGCACGATCGACACCGACCGGCAGGCCAAGCTCGTGCGGCCTCTCGCGCTGGGCCTCGTCGACGGCGAGGTGCGCGAGCGCCTCGAACGCCGACTCGTGCAGGCCGTCGAGAGCCGCGGCTACACCATCGGCACGGGCTTCCTCTCGACGCCGTTCGTGCTGCCCGTGCTGACCGAGGCCGGGCGGGCGGATGTCGCGTACCGCATGCTCGAGAACACGCGGGCGCCGAGCTGGCTCGCCGAGGTCGAGGCCGGCGCGACCACCGTGTGGGAGCACTGGGAGGGCACCGAGAGCCTGAACCACTACTCGCCGGGCGCCGTCTGCCAGTGGCTCTTCGACACCGTCGCGGGCATCCGCGTCGACGGGGCGCAGCACTTCACGATCGAACCCGTGCCGGGCGGCAGCCTGACGTCCGCGTCGGCGCGGTACGCGAGCCCCTCTGGCGAGGTGCGCAGTGCGTGGGAGCTCGTCGACGGCGAGCTGCTCGTGACGGTCGCCGTGCCCTCGAACACGAGCGCCGACATCCGCCTCCCGAACGGCGACGTGCACGCGGTCGGTGCGGGAGCCTTCGAGTACCGGCTGGGCCACACCCAGCACGCCGGGCGGAGCATCGCATGATGATGGCCTCGCGATCGAACGACCTCGCGACGGTCGGAGAGGGCGGCAGGAACCGGTGCGAGCGCTGCGAGACCAGGCGATGAGGACATGCTGAGAAAATCTCGCCACGAGAGCCGTGTCGGAGGTACGCTCCGATCGTGGGCACGCGGTGAGTCGCGTGCGTGAGCCCGACGGAGGTTCCCTTGACGCATTCGACCTCGCTCGCCGGCATCGTCCGTCGCCCCATCGGCGATGCCGAGGCCCGCGAATCCACGGCGCTGCTCGTCGGTGCCGGCGCATTCGTGCTCGGCGCGGTGCCCGGGCTGTTCCTGTTCTGGGGCCGGGACCTGCCGATCTCCGGCCGGGGGTCGTTCGGCGACGCTGCGGCGATCGGCGCGGCGATCGCCGCGCTGCTCGCCTTCCTCTTCGGCTGCCTGCTGCGACGGTCTCAGCGGCCCGGCCCTGATGGGTCGCAGCAGTCGGCTCCCGCCCTGCGGCGCCTGCACTGGTTCGACATCGCCGCGCTGAGCCTCGCGCACGCGATCATCGCCCTGCTCGGCTGGGTCGGACTCGCCGCCGTGTTCGCCGCGGGGTTCGAAGGCGCGCTGCTCTACTCGGTGACCGCGGCGATCCTCGTCGGCGCGGTCATGGCGATCACCGCATACGCCTCGTTCCTGTCCGCGGTCAACATCACGCCCATGGTGCTGTCGATCGTGCTGGCCGCGTTCCTGGTCGTCGGCACGCTGGCGAGCACGCTCAGCGCGAGCGACCCGCTCTGGTGGCAGAAGAACCTCAGCACGCTCGGCATCAGCGACGACATCTCGTCGCTGACGTTCAACCTCACGCTGATCATCGCCGGCGTCATGGTCACCACGGTCGCCCACTACGCGACGGCCTGGCTGCCGACGAGGACGCCCGCCGAGACGCGCGGGCGAAACCTCGTTCGGCTGGCGCTCATCGTCATGGGCGTCATGCTCGCGTGCGTGGGCATCTTCCCGGTCGACGAGTTCCTCGAGATCCACAACCTCTCGGCGACGGGCATGGCGATCGTCTACGTGGTGCTCGTGATCGCGCTGCGGTCGCTCGTGCCGTCGATGCCGCGGGTGTTCCTCCTGCTCGGCTACGTGTTCGTGGCGGTCATCGTCGTGCTGGCGACCTTCTTCATCTCGGGCTACTACAACCTCACGGCGGTCGAGCTCGTCGCGTTCGCGCTCATCTTCGCCTGGCTCATCGTGTTCCTCCGCACCGCGGGTTCGATGGCCTCGAGGGATGCCGCATCCGCCGCCCAGGCGGTGCGGGCAGGCGCCCCGGCCGACCGGCCCGCGCCCGAGGCGGTGGAATCGTGAGCGATCGGGGCGTGCTGCCGCCCGCGCGCTTGCAGCCGAAGTCCGAGGACTTCGAGGCGCGCAGGGAGTCCGGTCGCGCCGCCCGCGCCCACACGCCGCGCCGGAGCCACGCGACCTGGGCTCCGACGTCGACGCGGCCCGACCCGGTCGCGTTGCTCGAAGGACAGGCCGAGTCGCGCGACCCCCTGCTGATCCCGCTGCGGCACGCGCGCATGAGCGTCTCGCCGTTCACGTTCTACCGCGGTGCGGCCGTGATCATGGCGGCCGACCTCCATGCCGCGACCGACAGCGGCATCGTCGTGCAGCTCTGCGGCGACGCCCACCTGTCGAACTTCGGCGTGTTCGGGTCGGCGGAGCGTCGGCTCGTGTTCGACATCAACGACTTCGACGAGACCCTGCCCGGCCCCTTCGAATGGGACGTCAAGCGACTCGTCGCGAGCATCGAGATCGCGGCCAGGCACCGCGGCTTCGATGACGACGAACGCCGCGAGGCCCGCCTCGCGGCGGTGCGCGGGTATCGGGAGCAGATCCTGCGATCCGCCGACGCCTCGGTGCTCGACGCCTGGTACGACACCGTCCCGGTCGAGCACGTGCAGGAGCTCGTTCGGCGTGCGGTCGACGAGGACCGCCTCGGCAAGAAGCAGATGAAGCGGTTCGAGTCGGTGGTCGCCAAGGCGCTCACGCAGGACCGCATGAAGGTCTTCTCGAAGCTCGTCACGAACGAGGGCGGTCGCATGCGGATCGCCGCGGACCCGCCGCTCGTGGTGCCGGTCGAGGACATCGCGACCGTCGACCACGAGCAGACCGAGGCGAAGATGCAGGCGGCCCTGCACGCATACCAGGGCACCCTGACGACCGAGCGGCATCCGATCGCGGAGTACAGCTACGTGCACATGGCGCGCACGGTACCGGGGGTCGGCAGCGTCGGCACCCGCACCTGGGTGGTGCTGCTGCGGGGGCGCGACGACGCGGACCCGATCTTCCTGCAGGCCAAGGAGGCGCAGCCCTCGGTGCTCGAGCGCTTCCTCGGGCCGAGCGAGTACGAGGAGCACGGCGAGCGCGTCGTGCGCGGCCAGCGGGTGATGCAGGCGACGAGCGACATCTTCCTCGGATGGCAGCGCGGGTACCCCGACGACACCGGGGTGCAGCGAGACTTCTACATCCGCCAGCTCAAGGACTGGAAGGGCTCGCTCGACCCCGAGGTCATGGTTCCGCGCGGGGCCGTGCTCTACGCGAGGGTGTGCGGCGAGACCCTCGCACGAGCGCACGGACGAAGCGGTGACCGAGTTCAGCTCGCCGCCTACCTCGGCACGTCGGACGTGTTCGACGAGTCGATCTCGGACTTCGCCGAGGCGTACGCCGACCAGAACGACCTCGACTACCGCGCCTTCACGGACGCGATCGCCGAAGGTCGGATCGAGGCCGCGCAGGCCTGAACCCGGGCGGCGCCGCGCTGGTGGAGGAGCCGCGCGAGCCTACTTCGGGTCGATGCGCAGCGTGGTGGCCCGCACCTCGGGCTTCATGAGCGACTGGGTCGCCGAACCGCGCCCGTACATCGCGAAGTAGGCGTCGTCGAGGTCGTCGTCGTGCGTGTCGTCGCGCGTGTACGTGACCTCGCGGGTCTGCCCGCCCCAGCTCACGGTGCCCTCGGAGTTGCGCGTGACGCCGCGGTACCAGCCGCCTTCCGGCCCCCGCACGGATCGTGCGTACAGGGCGCCGTCGACGACGGCGTGCCAGATGATCACGGGCGTGCGCAGGGTTCCGTCGTCGCGTCGGCCCGCGACGCGGATCTCCCCGGCGCGGTCGAGGGAGGCGAGTTCTTCGGCGGTCCACGTGCTCATGAGGGTCCCTTCGTGACATCCGTTCTCCTCCATCTTCGTCGCGGGCCGCCCAGCGAGGCAGGGTCTGGGAGTACCGGTCTCGGCAGTGACTCCCGTGCGCTCGCACGTGGGCGTTCGATGGAGACCATGAAGGCAACACTCATGTACGGCGCCGGCGATGTTCGCGTCGAGACCGTTCCCGACCCCGTCCTCCGCCACGACACCGACGCGATCGTGCGCGCCGTCCGCGCCTGCGTGTGCGGCAGCGACCTGCACCCCTTCCACTCCATGCCCCACGGCGAGCACGGCACGGCCATGGGCCACGAGCTCATCGCCGTCGTCGAGCGGGTGGGCACGGCCGTCACGACCGTGAGGCCCGGCGACTTCGTGATCGCGCCGTTCGCGTTCCAGGACAACACGTGCGTGTTCTGCCGGGAGGGATTCCAGACCTCGTGCGTGCACGGCGGATGGTACGGCGGCGCGAACGGCGGACTGCAGGCCGAGCTCGCGCGCATCCCGCAGGCTGACGGCAGCCTCGTCGTCGTGCCCGGCGTCGACCCCGCGACCGCCGACGAGTCGCTGCTCGCCTCGCTGCTCGCGCTGTCGGACGTCTACCTCACCGGCTACCACGCGGCCCACATGGGCCGGGTGGAACCCGGCAAGACGGTCACCGTGATCGGCGACGGCGCGGTCGGCCTCTCGGCCGTGCTCGCCTCGAAGCTGCTGGGCGCCGAGCGCATCATCCTCATGGGCCACCACACCGCGCGCACCGACCTCGGGGTCGAATGGGGCGCGACCGATGTCGTCGCCGAGCGCGGCGCCGAGGGCGTCGCGAAGGTCATGGAGCTCACCGGCGGCGAGGGCAGCCACGTCGTGCTCGAGGCGGTCGGTCACATGCCCGCCTACGAGCAGGCGTACGGCATCGTGCGCCCCGGTGGCGTCATCTCGCGGGTCGGCGTGCCCCAGTACGAGGAGGCGCCGATCGGGTTCGGCTCGCTGTTCGGCAGGAACGCGACGCTGACCGGCGGACCGGCGCCCGTGCGCGCCTACCTCGAGGCGGCGATCCACCAGGTGCTCGACGGTGTGATCGAGCCCGGCCGCGTGTTCGACCGCACGGTCTCGATCGACGAGGTGCCGTCGGCGTATGCCGCCATGGACGCGCGCGAGGCCCTGAAGGTCATGGTCGCGTTCTGATGTCGCGCGTGCAGCAGGCCGAGACGGGGTCGGTTCCGGTGACGGATGCCGCGGCATCCGGTTCGCGTCGGGTGACGGATGCCGCGGCATCCGCAGCTCCGACCCCGCGGCGTACGGGCGCGATCCTCGCGATCATCCTGCTCAGCTACTTCATGATCCTGCTCGACAACTCGGTGATCTTCACCGCGCTGCCGAGCCTCGAAGCGGATCTCGGGCTGAGCGCCGGCGAGCTGTCGTGGGTGCAGGACGCCTACACGCTCGTGTTCGGAGGCCTGCTGCTGCTCGGCGCGCGCGCCGGCGACCTCCTCGGCCGTCGCCGGGTGTTCGTGTTCGGCCTCGTCGTCTTCTCGGCGGCGTCGCTGCTCGTCGGCCTCGCGACCACCGACTGGTGGATCATCGGCGCGCGTGCGCTGCAGGGCGTGGGCGCGGCGATCGTCGCGCCCTCGTCGCTGTCGCTCATCACCGCGAGCTTCCCGGCGGGCCGCGAGCGCGCGAGGGCCGTCGCCCTCTACGGCGCGACCGCGGGCATCGGCGCGAGCCTCGGCCTCGTCGTGGGCGGCGCGTTCGCGACGTGGATCTCGTGGCGCGCCGGGTTCTTCATCAACGTGCCGATCGGGCTGGCGATGATCCTGCTCGCACCGCGGTTCCTGCCCGAGACCGAGCGAGCCCGCGGCCGCTTCGACGTGATCGGCGCGCTCACGGCGACGCTCGGCATCGGGGCGATCGTCTTCGGCGTGATCCACGCCGCCGAGACGTCGTGGGGATCGCCGGTCACGGCCGCCTCGCTCGTGGTCGGCGCGATGCTGCTCGTCGTGCTCGTGCTGACCGAGGCCCGCGTCGCGCAGCCGATCATGCCGCTGCGGCTCTTCGCCAGCCGCGTGCGCACGGGCGCCTACGTCGGCCGCATGCTCTACATGGGCGCCATGATCGGCTTCTTCTACTTCACGACCCAGTTCCTGCAGGGCGTGCTCGGCATGAGCCCGATCCAGGCGGGTGTCGCGTTCCTGCCGATGACCGTGGTCAACTTCGCCGTCGCGATGCTGATCCCGCACCTCACGCGCCGCTTCGGCGAGGGGCTGCCGCTCGTGGTCGGCGTCGCGCTCACGGCCGCCGGCATGCTCTGGCTCAGCCGCCTGGCGCCTGACACCGCCTACCTCACGGGCGTCGCGCTGCCGATGGTCGTCATCGGCGCCGGCCAGGGGCTCGTCTTCGCGCCGCTCACCTCTGCGGGCATCGTCGGGGCCACCGCTCGGGATGCCGGTGCCGCGTCGGGGCTCGTCAACACGTTCCACCAGGTCGGGATGTCGCTCGGCCTCGGCGTGCTCGTCGCGGTGGCTGCGGCATCCGGAACCGGAACCGGCGTCGCGGACCTCGCGAACCAGGTGTCGGCGGCGTTGACTGGGGGCAGCGCGATGCTCGGGCTCTGCCTCGTCGTCTGCGCGGCACTGATCCTGCCCCGGATGCCCCGGGCGGCCGCCGTGCCCGAAGCGGGCGTCGGGACACCCGCTCGCCCCACCCCCTGACGCCGAAACCGGTCAGCGAACCGAACACCGAACTCCCAACCGAACGAAGGAGCAACTGATGCACACGCGAACACTCGGACAGGGACTCGAGGTCTCGGCCGTCGGACTCGGCGCCATGGGCATGTCGCAGAGCTACGGGCCGAATCCGGGCGACCGCGACGACATGATCGGCGTGCTGCGGTACGCCGTCGAGCACGGCGTGACGTTCATCGACACCGCCGAGGTCTACGGGCCGTGGGTCAACGAAGAGCTCGTCGGCGAGGGGATCGCCCCCATTCGTGACCAGGTCGTCGTCGCCACGAAGTTCGGCTTCGACATCCGCGACGGGCAGATGCACGGCGTCGACTCGCGTCCCGAGCAGATCCGTCGGGTGGCGGATGCCTCGCTCCACCGTCTCGGCGTCGACGTGCTCGACCTCTTCTACCAGCACCGGGTCGACCCGAAGGTGCCCATCGAGGACGTCGCCGGAACCGTCGGCGAGCTCATCGCCGAGGGAAAGGTGCGCCACTTCGGGCTCTCGGAGGCCGCCGCGGCGACGATCCGACGGGCGCACGCCGTGCAGCCCGTCACCGCGGTGCAGAGCGAGTACTCCCTCTGGACCCGCGACCCCGAGGCCGAGGTGCTGCCGACCTGCGCCGAGCTCGGCATCGGGTTCGTGCCGTTCAGCCCGCTCGGCAAGGGCTTCCTGACCGGCACGGTGACTGCGGACTCGACGTTCGGCGCCGGGGAGATCCGCGCCCGGGTGCCGCGCTTCGAGCGCGAGAACCTGCTCGCCAACCAGGCGCTCGTCGACCACGTGCGCGCGCTCGCCGATGCCCGCGGTGCCACGCCGGGGCAGGTCGCGCTCGCCTGGTTGCTCGCGCAGCACCCGTTCATCGTGCCGATCCCCGGCACGCGCCGCCGCGAACGCGTCGACGAGAACGCCGCCGCAACGGCCGTCGCGCTCTCCGCCGACGACATGGCCGACCTCGACGGGCTCGCCGACCGCATCGGCGTCGCCGGCAACCGCTACGACGAGGCCGGCATGGCCGCCGTCGGGCTCTGACCTGCGGCCACCGACATCCGCTGACACCGAACGAAGGAGAACGACGATGAGCACGCGACTGCAGCTCAAGGCACCGACCGTGAAAGGCCCCGAGGCCTGGTTCACGGGTGACGTGTACTTCAACGCCTACTACGCGGGCGAGGAGCCGTCGCGCACGCGACTGAACCTCGTGCGCTTCACGCCCGGCGCGCACACCGCCTGGCACCGGCATGCCGTCGGGCAGACCCTGCACGTGACCGAGGGGCTCGGTTACGTGCAGAGCCGCGGCGAGGAGCTCATCGAGCTGCACCCCGGCGACACGGTCTACACGCCCGCCGGCGAGTGGCACTGGCACGGCGCGACCGCCGACCAGTTCATGTGCCACCTCGCGCTCTGGGAGGCGCCCGGCGGCGGCGAGCCCGAGACGGAGTGGGGCGCGCTGCTGACCTCGGACGAGTACCCGGGCCACTAGGTCACGGCCGCCGCCCGCGGCATCCGCTCCGACCCTGACGGGAGGAGTTCGCGCGCTCGGGAGGATCGTTTCGGCCGAGACGTCCTCCGCTCGTGCGGATCTCCTCCCGCCGGTGGTGCGGGCTGGCGTGCATGACGTGTGAGCGGGCTGCGCGCCGGACGATGTCGCTGCGGCGCGGGCGGTTACTCGACGGGCGTCGCAGGGGCGGCCGGCGCGGAGTCGGCGAGCGCCTCGGCATTCGTCGCGGCCCACGAGGCGAGCAGCTTCAGCGCGTCGGCCGACGCCGAGTCGGCGGGGGCCGTGTAGACGTTGAGCACGAGCCCGGGTTCGCTCGGCAGGTCCATCGACTCGTAGTTCAGGTCGAGGTCGCCGACGACGGGGTGGTGCAGGCGCTTCAGCCCGCTGCGGTGGAACTTCACGTCGCGAGAGGCCCAGCGCTCGCGGAACAGCTCGCTCTGCGTCGAGAGCTCGCCGACGAGCTTGATGAGCTCTGGGTCATGGGGGTTGCGCCCGGCCTCCAGTCGCAGCATCGCCGCGGCGTCGTGCGTGATCTGGTCGTAGTCGCGCCAGAACTCGCGGGCCGCGGGGTTCAGGTATGCGAAGCGCGTGGTGTTGACGGGCCGCCGCGGGTCGTCGAAGACGGGGGAGTAGAGCGCGCGCGCCAGCCGGTTCGCGGCGAGGATGTCGTGCCGCCCGTTGCGCACCCACGCGGGCGCGTCGCCGATGGCGTCGAGCACCTGCTGCACGGCCGGTCGCACCGAGGTCTTCGGCTTCGACACCCGTCTCGGGGCGGGCCCGGCCGCCCGCGCGAGGTCGAACAGGTACTCGCGTTCGGCGTCGTCGAGCTGCAGCGTGCGGGCGAGCGAGTCGAGCACGCTCTCGGATGCCCCGGCGAGGTCGCCGCGCTCGAGCCGCACGTAGTAGTCGACCGAGACGCCCGCGAGCATCGCGACCTCTTCGCGCCGCAGGCCGGGCACGCGCCGGTTGCCGCCGTAGGCCGGGAGCCCGGCCTGGTCGGGCGTGATGCGGGCGCGCCTCGAACTCAGGAACTCCCGGATGTCGGCGCGCACGTCTCCCATGCCTCCACGGTACGTCCGGGCACGCCGTCGTGGGAGGTCCTGCGGGTACCGGTCTCGGGCCGGGCTCTTCACGGTCGACGGATGCCTCGGCAACCGCCGAACCCGGCCCGGTCGGGAACGGCTGCTAGCGTGGTTCGCTGCCACGCGGCATCCGCTCGATCGGATCGTCGAGATGACCGTGGCCGACGGAGGTGGCACGTGCTCGAACCGGTCGAACTCGACGGGGGAGTCGTGGTGCGTGCGCTCGCCGCGGGCGACGGACCCGCGCTCGCCGCGGCCTACCGCCGCAACCGCGAGCACCTCGCGCCATGGGAGCCCGAGCGTGCCGAGTCGTTCTT includes:
- a CDS encoding family 78 glycoside hydrolase catalytic domain, with product MRAVRLRTEYLDRPLGLGIARPRLSWNCEGGLEQTAYRVQATRDGETVWDSGRVDSNRMAHIAYDGAELTSRDRVEWSVELWDETGAAGEPSSTWFELGLLAPQDWTATWIAGDVKLKKHARHPIDCFRTGFRTRGPVARARLYATACGVYDAHLNGRRVGEFRLAPGSTDYRKRLQYQTYDVTDLLAGEQGANRLEFRLADGWYRGSVGAYGITNLFGRQTKLLAQLEITYVDGRREVVNSDGSFAWSNDGPLRFADLKDGEIVDANLEPTYAGRARAAKPGIVPTASDNVEPREQEVFTPTSITTPSGARVLDFGQNIAGFVGFTVTAERGQRLTLRLGETLDEAGEFTQGNFQLEKPATEFGRATEMLLLTEKKSLVRGELQPTPKQEIDFTCADGENRYKTEFAVFGFRYALVETDVAFEASDFRAIAVYSDLEQTGEFECSNPAVNRFLENTRWSMKGNFLDVPTDCPTRERLGWTGDAQVFFDTAASLMDVAAFFRKWLRDLADNQAKSGKLSAVVPNSGLAMMYDTTGGSVGWADAAVLVPYRFWKRYGDEQLIREFYPMMRAYANFMIGRTGHKDRAAARANPYNRFVYEKGLHLGEWLEPAEFLDPVTARSQPSRPEEATAYLHYTMTHLAEIATALGETSDAARFTEYADGAKQAYAHLFLADGTIDTDRQAKLVRPLALGLVDGEVRERLERRLVQAVESRGYTIGTGFLSTPFVLPVLTEAGRADVAYRMLENTRAPSWLAEVEAGATTVWEHWEGTESLNHYSPGAVCQWLFDTVAGIRVDGAQHFTIEPVPGGSLTSASARYASPSGEVRSAWELVDGELLVTVAVPSNTSADIRLPNGDVHAVGAGAFEYRLGHTQHAGRSIA
- a CDS encoding DUF998 domain-containing protein — translated: MTHSTSLAGIVRRPIGDAEARESTALLVGAGAFVLGAVPGLFLFWGRDLPISGRGSFGDAAAIGAAIAALLAFLFGCLLRRSQRPGPDGSQQSAPALRRLHWFDIAALSLAHAIIALLGWVGLAAVFAAGFEGALLYSVTAAILVGAVMAITAYASFLSAVNITPMVLSIVLAAFLVVGTLASTLSASDPLWWQKNLSTLGISDDISSLTFNLTLIIAGVMVTTVAHYATAWLPTRTPAETRGRNLVRLALIVMGVMLACVGIFPVDEFLEIHNLSATGMAIVYVVLVIALRSLVPSMPRVFLLLGYVFVAVIVVLATFFISGYYNLTAVELVAFALIFAWLIVFLRTAGSMASRDAASAAQAVRAGAPADRPAPEAVES
- a CDS encoding DUF2252 domain-containing protein, whose protein sequence is MSDRGVLPPARLQPKSEDFEARRESGRAARAHTPRRSHATWAPTSTRPDPVALLEGQAESRDPLLIPLRHARMSVSPFTFYRGAAVIMAADLHAATDSGIVVQLCGDAHLSNFGVFGSAERRLVFDINDFDETLPGPFEWDVKRLVASIEIAARHRGFDDDERREARLAAVRGYREQILRSADASVLDAWYDTVPVEHVQELVRRAVDEDRLGKKQMKRFESVVAKALTQDRMKVFSKLVTNEGGRMRIAADPPLVVPVEDIATVDHEQTEAKMQAALHAYQGTLTTERHPIAEYSYVHMARTVPGVGSVGTRTWVVLLRGRDDADPIFLQAKEAQPSVLERFLGPSEYEEHGERVVRGQRVMQATSDIFLGWQRGYPDDTGVQRDFYIRQLKDWKGSLDPEVMVPRGAVLYARVCGETLARAHGRSGDRVQLAAYLGTSDVFDESISDFAEAYADQNDLDYRAFTDAIAEGRIEAAQA
- a CDS encoding DUF2255 family protein, with the protein product MSTWTAEELASLDRAGEIRVAGRRDDGTLRTPVIIWHAVVDGALYARSVRGPEGGWYRGVTRNSEGTVSWGGQTREVTYTRDDTHDDDLDDAYFAMYGRGSATQSLMKPEVRATTLRIDPK
- a CDS encoding alcohol dehydrogenase catalytic domain-containing protein; its protein translation is MKATLMYGAGDVRVETVPDPVLRHDTDAIVRAVRACVCGSDLHPFHSMPHGEHGTAMGHELIAVVERVGTAVTTVRPGDFVIAPFAFQDNTCVFCREGFQTSCVHGGWYGGANGGLQAELARIPQADGSLVVVPGVDPATADESLLASLLALSDVYLTGYHAAHMGRVEPGKTVTVIGDGAVGLSAVLASKLLGAERIILMGHHTARTDLGVEWGATDVVAERGAEGVAKVMELTGGEGSHVVLEAVGHMPAYEQAYGIVRPGGVISRVGVPQYEEAPIGFGSLFGRNATLTGGPAPVRAYLEAAIHQVLDGVIEPGRVFDRTVSIDEVPSAYAAMDAREALKVMVAF
- a CDS encoding MFS transporter; amino-acid sequence: MQQAETGSVPVTDAAASGSRRVTDAAASAAPTPRRTGAILAIILLSYFMILLDNSVIFTALPSLEADLGLSAGELSWVQDAYTLVFGGLLLLGARAGDLLGRRRVFVFGLVVFSAASLLVGLATTDWWIIGARALQGVGAAIVAPSSLSLITASFPAGRERARAVALYGATAGIGASLGLVVGGAFATWISWRAGFFINVPIGLAMILLAPRFLPETERARGRFDVIGALTATLGIGAIVFGVIHAAETSWGSPVTAASLVVGAMLLVVLVLTEARVAQPIMPLRLFASRVRTGAYVGRMLYMGAMIGFFYFTTQFLQGVLGMSPIQAGVAFLPMTVVNFAVAMLIPHLTRRFGEGLPLVVGVALTAAGMLWLSRLAPDTAYLTGVALPMVVIGAGQGLVFAPLTSAGIVGATARDAGAASGLVNTFHQVGMSLGLGVLVAVAAASGTGTGVADLANQVSAALTGGSAMLGLCLVVCAALILPRMPRAAAVPEAGVGTPARPTP
- a CDS encoding aldo/keto reductase, whose translation is MHTRTLGQGLEVSAVGLGAMGMSQSYGPNPGDRDDMIGVLRYAVEHGVTFIDTAEVYGPWVNEELVGEGIAPIRDQVVVATKFGFDIRDGQMHGVDSRPEQIRRVADASLHRLGVDVLDLFYQHRVDPKVPIEDVAGTVGELIAEGKVRHFGLSEAAAATIRRAHAVQPVTAVQSEYSLWTRDPEAEVLPTCAELGIGFVPFSPLGKGFLTGTVTADSTFGAGEIRARVPRFERENLLANQALVDHVRALADARGATPGQVALAWLLAQHPFIVPIPGTRRRERVDENAAATAVALSADDMADLDGLADRIGVAGNRYDEAGMAAVGL
- a CDS encoding cupin domain-containing protein encodes the protein MSTRLQLKAPTVKGPEAWFTGDVYFNAYYAGEEPSRTRLNLVRFTPGAHTAWHRHAVGQTLHVTEGLGYVQSRGEELIELHPGDTVYTPAGEWHWHGATADQFMCHLALWEAPGGGEPETEWGALLTSDEYPGH
- a CDS encoding helix-turn-helix transcriptional regulator, translating into MGDVRADIREFLSSRRARITPDQAGLPAYGGNRRVPGLRREEVAMLAGVSVDYYVRLERGDLAGASESVLDSLARTLQLDDAEREYLFDLARAAGPAPRRVSKPKTSVRPAVQQVLDAIGDAPAWVRNGRHDILAANRLARALYSPVFDDPRRPVNTTRFAYLNPAAREFWRDYDQITHDAAAMLRLEAGRNPHDPELIKLVGELSTQSELFRERWASRDVKFHRSGLKRLHHPVVGDLDLNYESMDLPSEPGLVLNVYTAPADSASADALKLLASWAATNAEALADSAPAAPATPVE